Within the Herbaspirillum sp. RTI4 genome, the region AATAATACGGGCCGGAAATACCGAGCGCCCGGAACTCTTCCACCTGTTGCGTCTGCGCGGTGCGCGAGGCATAACTGGTGGCGCGCATCCATTCATTTTCAAAGACCTGTTTGGCACCCGTGAGCGAACGGTTGCTCTGACTCAACTGCCGCACTTCGGCACTGCTGGCGGTGGTGAAATCGCCATACAGCAGATACGAACGATCTTTGTCGATACGCACATACAGTTTTTGCGTGCTTTGCGCATCGAAGCCCTTCTCCGACGAATCGCCGTAGATAGGGTAAAACTCATCGGGACGGATATCGCGGAACAAGCGGTCTTTCTGCACCTTGTCGGAATCGAAGGCGGCGGTCAGCAGATACTCGCCCTTGACCGTGCCCTTGAAAAAGAAGGCCGACCGGGCCGAAGCGCGGCGCTGGTCATTGCTATCGTTTTTCATGCCCCTGAGTTCATTTTCAAAGGCGGCACCAGCCGACATGGCACCCGCAGGCAAGCCGCCGCGTTGGGTGAAATCAAGCACACCTTCGACAATACCGACGCCGATCATCGGCCGCATTTCCGGCAACAGCGCCAGCCGCGCCTCGGCCACGATATTCCCGGCCGACACACGGAGGCGCGCATCGCCCGGCTCGCCCGGCGGCATCCATTGGAATTCACCGCTGCCCCCTTCCATGAATACCTGCACGCCGGGTTCAATCGCATTCAGGTCCTTGTCACTCCAGCGGCCGCGGTCGCTTTCCAGCGTGAGCTGAGTGCGCGCCGTAACCGGCACGCCTTTGGCATCGGTCAGACGGACCTTCACCACTACCGGCGTGCGCAGATCGGCACGGGCCGACACCGGCAGGTCGATATGCACTTCACCGAGTTTGTCAGGCGCAACGATCGTGATGGCGTTCTGCGCGCGCGCATTACCGAAGTCGTCCATCGCTTCCAGCAGAAGGCGATTGACGCCCGGCTTGAGCGCCACACCGATGTATTCCCACGCCACCACTTGCCGGGACGGCAGTGCGGATTTTTTACCGACACGGTTTTCTTCGACGACTTGCCCGTTCAGCAACAGACGCAATGTGGCGCCAGTGGCCCCTTTCACGCGGACGTTGATGACGGAGGAAGCGGCAACATCGCCCTCTTTCCAGCCGACAAAATCGAGCGTGTTATCGAGCTGCGGCATCAGGGTTTCGAGATCGACGGGGGTAGCGCTGGCAGTCGGCGTTGCAATCGGCGTTGCAGTCGGCGTTATGGCAGCAGGAACCGGACTCTTGCCAGCCAGCCGATCAGATAAGGCCGAGAACAAGCCCCCGGCTGGTGCCGGCAAAGACGCATTACCCAGGGTGCCATTGAGTCCAGAGCTGGTACTGCCGGCGAATGCGCCGCCATTGACCGAACCGGCTGGCAAACGGATTAAAGCTGCGGCAGGAGGTACCGGTGAACCGGTCGCGCCATTGGCGGTGGACTGGCCGCTCGCTGGCAGAGCGCGCACGTCGCCCATCTGCACCACGCTGCCATCGGCATTGAGCCGCGTGCGCACCTGCGCTTCTGCTTCGGTATCGCGTTGCAGCGCCAGCGCAGCGCGGCGCTGTTCGACTTCGGCCAGCATCGCTTCGTTATCGCAATTCGTCACGATGAAATTGGCTTTGTGGAATTCCCCTTTTTTGAGATCGAGGAAGCGGCTCTCGGGACTGTCTGAGTTGCGGTTGTCCAGCACTTCCAGCGTCGCGCCGGGTGGCAGCGTGGTCTGGTCGAGCCGCAGCACATGCGTCAGCGGTTTCAGGCCGTACAGACTCCACTTTCCTTCGCTATCGGTGACCACGCTGGTGCCGTTTTCCAGATACAGGCGCACGCCGGGAATGCCGATTTCCTTGCTATTGGAAAATTTGTCTTGCGTGCCGTCGCGCTTGCAGTCCAGATAGACCTTGCCGAAGGCATAGGCCTCATCGGCAAACACGCCGCCGCTGATGTGGGTTTTGAAACTGGCCAGATTCGATTGCAAAGGGCCGGAACTGGCCGAGGCGCGATTGACTGCATCGCCATCGGTCGGCGCGCCGACGCCGATGCGTACCCGATAGCGCACGACGGCAGCGGTATTGAGCGGGATGCTCAGACCAGGGTAGTTGAAGGTCAACAAGGGGCCTGCGCCGCCTTGCGGATCCGCCACCTGTTGCCCGTTCAGACGAGCGCTACCCTGCACGTAGCCGAAGCCGACCGGCAGCGTATCGCTGAACGTCGCGCCGGTGACAGGGAAGTCAGTTTTATTGGTGAGCGTGAGCGAGTAATCGAGGAAGTCGCCAAATTCCGCCTGCATCTTGCTGCCTTCTTTTTGCAGCACCAGACCGGTGAGATTGCCGTGGTCGAGCGGGATATGGTTATGCACCACGTCGCAGACGCTGGCGTCGCCGCTGTTGATGCCGGTACGTACGCTGAGGTAATAGGTGGTCGGATCGCTGCCGGCGGGCGGTGTCGGCCGGGGTGTAACGGCACCGCAACTGGCGTAGGTACCGGGCATGGGCGGAATGCCTTGCGACGGCGAGCGGTAGCCGCTGCCGTCGGGTGGCGTGACGCTTAGTGCATAGGTGCAGAGATCATTGACCGGCGGCGTTTTCAGCGAAAACTGATAAGCGCCGTCGGCTTCGGTGCGTGTGGAAACGCTGCCGTCAGGATTGAAGGTGTAGGCACCGGTGGCATCGTTGCTGTAAATCTGGTCGCTGGTGATCGGCCCGGTCGGGCCGGCGGCGCAGGAGGTGCGGGTAAACGTGACCAGCGCACCGGCTACCGGCTGGCGCGTCAGCATGTCGTAGACCGTTCCCATGGGATCGGTCAGCAGCACGTCCACCTTGGCGGAAGTGGCGACCTGCAACAGGTCGGGCGTGAGGTTGACCGTGTTGTGCTTGAAACCGGCGGCCCAGGCCTTGTTGGAAATGAGCGTGCGGCTGCCGATGGCGTCCGGTTTTTCTATCACGCGCACCGTTAGCTTCACCGTTTCCGACTGCCCCGGCGCCAGTTCACGGGTGCCGTCCACCATGCTGAGCGCGACCTCGCCCGGTACGCTGGCAGCAGCATGGGCGTTATTGATGCCGGCGCGATCGCAGGCGGCGCGTCCGGTGAAACTGGATGCGGCAATCAACACACCGTTTTGAACGACCGGCTTGCCGATCAGGCTCCAGCGGGCAAAACGGCCGGTCGGCAAGTCCATTTCAAACGTGCAGTTCAGGTTATCGATCAAGCGCAGATTCGATGCGGGCGCGCTGCCGATATTACTTACCTTAAAACTGTAATCGAGCTCAAATACCCCGGCGCCGATGCGACGTGGCAGGGACGCGGTTTTGACCAATGTCAGCGCCGAGAGCTGCGTGGAAAACGGTGTTGGTACGCTGTTGTTGCCGGGGTTGCCGTCGCCGTCCGGATCGGGATCGGCGCCGTCAGTAGACAGGTCGGTCGTGACAATCGCCCCGCCCGGTATTAGCGCAGCATCGGCGCGCGCCTGATTCAGGAGCGTGCCGCTGCGGCCCTTGAGATTGACGCGCAGGTCGAACTGAACGGTCAAGTCGGCACCGGCAGGCAGCACGGCGTGCGGTGCCAGCAAGGTTTGCGCCGAGGACTGTCCGGTAAAGCCGGGATTGACCGCGGCGACGATGCCGGGAATGCCGTTATTGCCCGCGATAGAAAGCGTACCCGGCACGATGGTGTACTGGTTGAGACCGGGTACGGTCTGGCTGACATAGCTGCCGAATTGCGTTGCGCCCATGCCTTCCAGCACATCGCTGATCTGCACGTCTTGCAGCGTGGTGCGGCCGTAATTTTTGACGCGCAGCGAAAAACGCGCGGTGGCGGTGTCGTCCAGATTGCCATGTGAATCGACATTGGCAATCGGCGTGGTGGCGGCCTTGGCCAGTCCGATGCGGGTGGGTGCGCTGGCGATCACTACCGTATTGGAAATCGCCTCGACCGGGCCGACCCCATCGTTGAAATAGGCTTGGGCGTTGTTGAGGATATTACCGTTCAGCCAGGTCGCGGTGCGCACCGAAAAGTTCATGGAAACGGAACTGTTGGGCGTGAGCTTGTCGCTCAGGCCGATAGCGACTTCGACGGCGTCGCCGCTGTCGACGGTGCGATAGCGATAAGGGCCATCCGTCGCCATGCGGAACAATTTGATGCCGCCCGGCGCGGAGGTCTGCAAGGAGTGCGCGTTGTAGCGCGTTCCCATCGGGATGAGGTCGCGCAGCAGCAGCAAGATGCGCGGTGCGCCATCGACCAGTACCGGAATGGCGGCGGGAGTGGCGGCTGGTG harbors:
- a CDS encoding OmpA family protein, with amino-acid sequence MLISFKASHTVIRWRVAFGAMMTAIALSLVILSLGQGLAHATPTPAGATIRNVATVTYVPAGLTQTETVRSNAVLTTVQAVEALTLTQSQSLTRSPSVTVTLSHLLTNRGNTPSRYTLNWINGGAACAADSADLSGLKLVRDINNNGVADADEPAIALDVPGSLTLAPGEVASLLAQGVTPSIAAGTACLTLSATTALQGITASNNDSVTIGSNAVLQLTKSASYPSQVVPGMSDVAFTITGNNIGAQDALPTPAATPAAIPVLVDGAPRILLLLRDLIPMGTRYNAHSLQTSAPGGIKLFRMATDGPYRYRTVDSGDAVEVAIGLSDKLTPNSSVSMNFSVRTATWLNGNILNNAQAYFNDGVGPVEAISNTVVIASAPTRIGLAKAATTPIANVDSHGNLDDTATARFSLRVKNYGRTTLQDVQISDVLEGMGATQFGSYVSQTVPGLNQYTIVPGTLSIAGNNGIPGIVAAVNPGFTGQSSAQTLLAPHAVLPAGADLTVQFDLRVNLKGRSGTLLNQARADAALIPGGAIVTTDLSTDGADPDPDGDGNPGNNSVPTPFSTQLSALTLVKTASLPRRIGAGVFELDYSFKVSNIGSAPASNLRLIDNLNCTFEMDLPTGRFARWSLIGKPVVQNGVLIAASSFTGRAACDRAGINNAHAAASVPGEVALSMVDGTRELAPGQSETVKLTVRVIEKPDAIGSRTLISNKAWAAGFKHNTVNLTPDLLQVATSAKVDVLLTDPMGTVYDMLTRQPVAGALVTFTRTSCAAGPTGPITSDQIYSNDATGAYTFNPDGSVSTRTEADGAYQFSLKTPPVNDLCTYALSVTPPDGSGYRSPSQGIPPMPGTYASCGAVTPRPTPPAGSDPTTYYLSVRTGINSGDASVCDVVHNHIPLDHGNLTGLVLQKEGSKMQAEFGDFLDYSLTLTNKTDFPVTGATFSDTLPVGFGYVQGSARLNGQQVADPQGGAGPLLTFNYPGLSIPLNTAAVVRYRVRIGVGAPTDGDAVNRASASSGPLQSNLASFKTHISGGVFADEAYAFGKVYLDCKRDGTQDKFSNSKEIGIPGVRLYLENGTSVVTDSEGKWSLYGLKPLTHVLRLDQTTLPPGATLEVLDNRNSDSPESRFLDLKKGEFHKANFIVTNCDNEAMLAEVEQRRAALALQRDTEAEAQVRTRLNADGSVVQMGDVRALPASGQSTANGATGSPVPPAAALIRLPAGSVNGGAFAGSTSSGLNGTLGNASLPAPAGGLFSALSDRLAGKSPVPAAITPTATPIATPTASATPVDLETLMPQLDNTLDFVGWKEGDVAASSVINVRVKGATGATLRLLLNGQVVEENRVGKKSALPSRQVVAWEYIGVALKPGVNRLLLEAMDDFGNARAQNAITIVAPDKLGEVHIDLPVSARADLRTPVVVKVRLTDAKGVPVTARTQLTLESDRGRWSDKDLNAIEPGVQVFMEGGSGEFQWMPPGEPGDARLRVSAGNIVAEARLALLPEMRPMIGVGIVEGVLDFTQRGGLPAGAMSAGAAFENELRGMKNDSNDQRRASARSAFFFKGTVKGEYLLTAAFDSDKVQKDRLFRDIRPDEFYPIYGDSSEKGFDAQSTQKLYVRIDKDRSYLLYGDFTTASSAEVRQLSQSNRSLTGAKQVFENEWMRATSYASRTAQTQQVEEFRALGISGPYYLRAGGGELVANSEQIEILVRDRNQPATILQRIPMQRFVDYTIEPMTRRILFTHPISSVDPNLNPQSIRVTYELENGGPEFTVAGTDVQFKLGDKVQAGVVASVDENPANHRKLTALTGIARLGEHTSMATELVKTDSELKGDGSAGRLELRHQDGKLSVVTLMSKTTAGFDNPAASFSAGRTEASARAEYKIDPTLTLRTDAGYSKDLLSQERKGVSAALQKKLSETLAVEGGLRHGRNDAVATSGFDYGQVSSYGGSPGAASVTSLGAAAANAADDDNFTAARMRVTSQVPGLSRAQVFVEGEQDIHHGDRRELAIGGNYAITDKTRLYGRYELLSSLQGPSTLNGSQSNNIGVLGIESNYMEGGRVYNEYRLADSMDGKSAQAAFGVRNTFKITERLRLTGGFEHTRNLGGYSNSVNQGTGFVGGLGESTALISGLEYMTDRLKASGVAEARNGDDANTRLLSAGVGYKLDSDWSLLARTILSDSQGRGANSGNSRFLMRNQLGAAYRPVDQDLWNALGRYEHKIERVQGSGTTAGAWSGNYAGSAVLPGSYTTDIVSTHLNVNPARGNYLTARYAGKIAYAKDDFLNSTYWAHLLQGRYTKDLNKSWDVGVQAGVLYGKGGAVQRSVGVEVGYQLHKNLWLSGGYNFVGLNDRDLTANEYTSKGAFIRLRYKFDETTFGFDAPTARAPVFTAPPPAPMPPIALPVVTEPVVAPLPPQIEKLGFQAEALFDSGKSVIKPQGRAALEEFANRMRGMGGAGSAGSYVVTIVGHTDGQGSARFNQRLSEQRASAVRDYLIAQGADAAHIKSEGRGLRQPVASNATAQGRQQNRRVEIEISGTAVGRTALPSDHKASDHE